One window of the Fuerstiella sp. genome contains the following:
- a CDS encoding MFS transporter — protein sequence MAINSITYHSVATSLLPEGSAAVPKWIGFLVVAFLLGAAAGGYVFGWVGDRFGRSRAMALSIAVYSVFSLVSLLSPGIEIFWLLRFLTCMGIGGMWPNGMALLQEAWPNTAKPILAGILGTAANVGIALFAYLCIHKDVNPGDWQWTYMAGGTPILLAIACWLLVPESPKWLRQQSASNDKNGPAKVGMGEVFSPPYRRLTLIGIVLAFVPLFGGWGVANWASYWAAEADEETRLAQIAEKQDGVTKADDTNTASKKTATNKKAQTSFNRAWTGSISSLLGGALAMLLGRRICYAVLCVCAFTCTQMLYSLPDPNSGDFQTWVRALGFFSGFFFGWLPLCLPEMFPTRVRSTGGGVSFNFGRIIVAALILLTAFALKDQFEGRYDLVGRVCGFMYLTGIVAVLLMPTQKEAADPARA from the coding sequence ATGGCGATCAACAGCATCACGTATCATTCCGTTGCAACCTCACTGTTGCCGGAAGGAAGTGCGGCTGTTCCGAAATGGATCGGATTTCTTGTTGTCGCATTTTTACTGGGCGCGGCAGCAGGAGGATATGTCTTCGGCTGGGTGGGAGACCGGTTTGGCCGTTCCAGGGCAATGGCTCTCAGCATTGCTGTCTACAGTGTCTTTTCACTGGTCTCCCTCTTGTCACCAGGAATCGAAATTTTCTGGCTGTTGCGGTTCCTGACCTGTATGGGAATCGGTGGAATGTGGCCCAATGGAATGGCACTCCTTCAGGAAGCCTGGCCCAACACCGCGAAACCTATCCTTGCCGGCATATTGGGAACCGCCGCCAATGTGGGCATCGCCCTGTTTGCCTACCTTTGTATCCACAAGGATGTCAATCCCGGTGACTGGCAATGGACTTACATGGCCGGTGGCACACCAATTTTGCTGGCGATCGCTTGCTGGTTGCTTGTTCCGGAATCACCAAAATGGCTCCGGCAGCAGTCGGCATCAAATGACAAAAATGGACCGGCCAAAGTCGGGATGGGTGAAGTCTTTTCGCCCCCGTACCGGAGACTTACTTTAATAGGGATTGTTCTGGCATTCGTTCCCTTATTTGGCGGCTGGGGAGTGGCGAACTGGGCCAGTTACTGGGCAGCCGAAGCTGATGAAGAAACGCGTCTCGCACAAATCGCAGAGAAGCAGGACGGCGTAACAAAAGCAGACGATACCAATACAGCGTCTAAGAAAACCGCAACCAACAAGAAAGCTCAAACCTCTTTCAACCGGGCATGGACCGGTTCAATCAGCAGTCTGCTGGGAGGTGCTCTGGCAATGCTTCTGGGCAGGAGAATCTGTTACGCGGTGCTGTGCGTCTGTGCATTTACATGTACTCAAATGCTCTATAGTCTGCCGGATCCGAATTCCGGTGATTTTCAAACGTGGGTCAGGGCGCTCGGATTCTTCAGTGGATTTTTCTTCGGCTGGTTACCACTCTGTCTGCCCGAGATGTTTCCGACGCGAGTTCGGTCAACTGGTGGTGGGGTGAGTTTCAACTTCGGGAGAATTATCGTCGCCGCACTGATTCTGTTAACGGCTTTTGCCCTGAAGGATCAGTTTGAGGGGCGTTACGACTTGGTGGGACGAGTCTGTGGTTTTATGTATTTGACCGGCATCGTGGCTGTACTGCTGATGCCAACGCAGAAGGAGGCTGCCGATCCGGCGAGAGCATAG
- a CDS encoding DUF1501 domain-containing protein, protein MGTVASRRQFLDCNGLGIGSIALTHLMQSEKTSASTGGIRSPVHLRAPQTASAAKAMILLVQTGAPSQMDLFDPKPNLQKRDGIVHSEKVEAFQTGSETNRLMASPYRFRKYGECGMDFSGAVPHLASQADDICMVRSMYTENNNHPQGLRMVHTGKIFAGRPTLGSWICYGLGTENQNLPAYAVLRSPTGYSNGGTALWDSGWLPAAFRGTEIQTEGPPFINLHPAQKRPEGAQRNTLDLLSRLNRKRQELYPNDTRLSARIANYELAARMQVEAEELLDLSSETQETQRLYGMDNETTRDYGTRCLMARRLVEAGVRFVQILTPNTNGFMPWDQHRNLVGGIDAIAAQVDRPSAALISDLRSRGLLDETIVMWSGEFGRLPISQNKTGRDHNRHAFSLLLAGGGFRSGCVHGATDELGYRAVEQRVSCPDLHATLLHQLGLDHEALTYLHNGREETLTDSVVSEARVVTELLRSSGTTVQTS, encoded by the coding sequence ATGGGTACAGTTGCTTCACGTCGGCAGTTCCTTGATTGCAACGGACTGGGTATTGGTTCAATTGCCCTGACACACCTGATGCAGTCAGAAAAAACGTCCGCCTCCACGGGAGGAATCCGGTCACCCGTCCATCTCAGAGCACCACAGACAGCGTCCGCCGCGAAAGCCATGATCCTGCTTGTGCAGACCGGCGCACCCAGTCAGATGGATCTGTTCGACCCTAAACCGAACCTGCAAAAGCGTGATGGCATTGTTCACTCTGAGAAAGTCGAAGCATTTCAGACCGGAAGTGAAACCAACCGACTGATGGCAAGTCCGTACCGGTTCCGAAAGTACGGTGAATGTGGCATGGACTTTTCAGGTGCGGTTCCGCATCTGGCGTCACAGGCAGACGACATCTGCATGGTCCGCTCAATGTACACCGAGAACAACAATCATCCTCAGGGATTGCGGATGGTTCACACCGGAAAGATTTTCGCCGGCCGTCCCACTCTGGGTTCGTGGATCTGTTACGGTCTGGGCACCGAGAATCAAAACCTTCCGGCCTATGCGGTTCTGCGGTCACCCACCGGCTACTCAAACGGCGGTACCGCTCTGTGGGACAGTGGATGGCTGCCCGCAGCGTTCCGTGGCACGGAAATTCAGACAGAAGGACCTCCGTTCATCAATCTGCATCCCGCTCAAAAACGTCCCGAGGGAGCGCAGCGCAATACACTCGACCTGCTGAGCAGACTCAATCGGAAACGCCAGGAGCTCTACCCGAACGACACGCGGCTGTCAGCAAGGATCGCAAACTATGAACTGGCTGCACGGATGCAGGTAGAAGCCGAAGAATTACTTGATCTCTCGTCGGAGACACAGGAGACACAGCGGCTGTATGGAATGGACAATGAGACGACACGGGACTATGGAACACGATGTCTGATGGCCCGGCGGCTGGTTGAGGCCGGGGTACGTTTCGTACAGATCCTCACCCCGAATACCAACGGGTTTATGCCGTGGGACCAGCACAGGAACCTCGTGGGTGGTATCGATGCGATCGCGGCTCAGGTTGACCGGCCTTCTGCAGCCCTGATCAGCGATCTCAGAAGTCGCGGTCTTCTTGATGAAACCATTGTGATGTGGAGTGGTGAATTTGGACGTCTGCCGATTTCTCAAAACAAAACCGGCCGCGACCACAATCGACACGCATTTTCTCTGCTGTTAGCCGGTGGTGGTTTCCGTTCGGGCTGTGTGCATGGTGCCACGGACGAACTGGGATATCGAGCCGTTGAGCAGCGAGTGAGTTGCCCGGATCTCCACGCAACCCTCCTGCACCAGCTGGGACTGGACCATGAGGCACTCACGTACCTGCACAATGGACGCGAGGAAACTCTGACAGATTCGGTCGTCAGTGAGGCGAGAGTTGTCACAGAACTGCTGCGATCATCGGGCACAACTGTGCAAACGTCTTGA
- a CDS encoding DUF1549 and DUF1553 domain-containing protein has protein sequence MLQSKDILVAISIVLMSESSLRSQDVDHWAFQNLTPTDPPEVQTGDRLRSPVDAFVLAKLEAANLGFSPDADRPTLIRRLYLDLVGMPPDTAEIDQFLNDQHPNAWERLVERVLQSPGFGERWARHWLDVVGYADTVGFDMNPDGIVLAEGKWRYRDYVINSLNSDKPYDVFIRQQLAGDEAVDWRNAQTFTPEIIEHLVATGFLRTAQDFSHEPISDIPANHYAVIHDTLEIVGTSLFAVTLKCARCHDHKYDPLPQSDYYSLMAILAPAYNSKNWKAVIGYRDEVIDRSLPDVSAAGLTEMNRHNEPLDREISVLKEQLDGLPAEAETEKLESQISTLELRRLSPGRIQALWDVGPAPATHVHIRGSYEHPGDEVQPGFLTVLDSHRSDVEHTDVSDRQIVRGQTSGRRTALANWVTRPDTPASALLARVMVNRIWMHLMGKGLVPSSGNFGLQATPPTHPELLEWLSANFERSGWSIKQCIRQLVASTVYRQSSHCGSAGDATAESVDPGNHLLWRMRLRRVDAEVVRDSLLSIAGSLNPEMGGPAVRTQTNPDGRVVEEQTGRHRRSIYLLVRRAYNPSLLTVFDQPVIGTTCSERQPSAVVSQSLMMLNDEFLSAQAEQFSQRVRDMAGMEQQPQIETAFRLAVSRKPTDTERRWCLEYLQQQTVLLGADENASAEALVDLCHAILNMSEFLYAE, from the coding sequence ATGCTCCAGTCAAAAGACATCCTTGTTGCGATTTCGATCGTTTTAATGTCTGAAAGCAGTCTGAGGTCTCAGGATGTCGATCACTGGGCATTTCAGAATCTGACACCAACAGATCCACCTGAGGTTCAGACCGGTGACCGACTTCGGTCACCGGTGGATGCGTTTGTACTGGCAAAACTTGAAGCGGCCAACCTGGGATTTTCTCCGGACGCTGACCGGCCGACGCTGATCCGGCGGCTGTATCTGGATCTGGTCGGAATGCCACCGGATACTGCAGAGATTGATCAGTTCCTGAATGATCAACATCCGAACGCGTGGGAACGACTGGTCGAACGGGTTCTGCAGTCACCAGGTTTTGGGGAACGCTGGGCACGACATTGGCTGGATGTCGTGGGCTATGCCGACACCGTCGGTTTTGACATGAATCCGGACGGGATTGTACTTGCCGAAGGAAAATGGCGCTACCGCGACTACGTCATCAACTCTTTGAATTCGGATAAACCGTATGATGTCTTTATCCGTCAGCAACTGGCAGGCGATGAAGCCGTCGACTGGAGAAATGCCCAAACATTTACGCCGGAGATCATCGAGCATCTTGTTGCGACCGGATTTCTTCGCACAGCACAGGATTTCAGCCACGAACCCATCAGTGACATTCCGGCCAATCATTACGCAGTCATCCATGACACACTGGAGATCGTCGGCACATCGCTGTTTGCCGTCACACTCAAATGTGCTCGTTGCCACGATCACAAATACGACCCGCTGCCGCAAAGTGACTATTACAGCCTGATGGCGATACTTGCCCCGGCTTACAATTCGAAAAATTGGAAAGCAGTCATCGGGTATCGCGACGAAGTCATTGACCGTTCGCTGCCGGATGTTTCAGCAGCCGGCCTGACGGAGATGAATCGTCACAATGAGCCACTCGATCGTGAGATCTCTGTTCTGAAAGAACAGCTGGACGGCCTGCCTGCCGAAGCGGAAACCGAAAAGCTCGAATCGCAGATCAGCACACTCGAATTACGCCGCCTGTCTCCAGGCAGAATTCAGGCTCTGTGGGATGTCGGTCCGGCGCCGGCCACGCATGTGCATATACGTGGCAGCTATGAACATCCAGGCGACGAGGTTCAACCAGGGTTTCTGACTGTTCTTGATTCTCATCGATCCGATGTTGAACACACTGACGTGTCAGACCGTCAAATAGTCAGGGGACAAACCAGTGGGCGACGGACGGCACTGGCAAACTGGGTGACACGTCCCGATACGCCGGCCTCCGCTCTGCTGGCACGAGTGATGGTAAACCGAATCTGGATGCACCTGATGGGTAAAGGTCTGGTGCCCTCCTCCGGCAACTTTGGCCTGCAGGCGACGCCTCCCACGCATCCTGAGCTGCTGGAGTGGCTGAGCGCCAACTTTGAACGCAGTGGCTGGAGCATCAAACAGTGTATTCGGCAACTTGTTGCTTCGACGGTCTATCGTCAGTCATCACACTGTGGTTCAGCCGGCGACGCGACCGCGGAATCCGTTGATCCAGGAAATCATCTGCTGTGGCGAATGAGGCTGCGCCGTGTGGATGCAGAAGTCGTGCGGGACTCACTGCTGTCGATTGCCGGCAGTCTCAATCCGGAAATGGGCGGTCCGGCGGTCCGAACACAGACGAATCCTGACGGCCGTGTGGTGGAAGAACAGACCGGAAGACATCGGCGGAGTATTTATCTGCTGGTTCGCCGAGCATACAATCCATCGCTGCTGACAGTTTTTGATCAGCCGGTGATTGGTACGACCTGCTCCGAACGACAGCCCTCGGCCGTGGTTTCTCAGTCTCTGATGATGCTCAACGACGAATTTCTGAGCGCTCAGGCAGAGCAGTTCTCTCAGCGCGTTCGCGACATGGCAGGAATGGAACAGCAGCCGCAGATTGAGACAGCCTTCCGCCTGGCTGTCTCCAGAAAACCAACGGACACGGAACGTCGATGGTGTCTGGAATATCTTCAGCAGCAAACAGTCCTCCTCGGCGCTGATGAAAACGCCTCAGCGGAAGCGCTGGTGGATCTTTGTCATGCAATTTTGAATATGAGCGAATTTCTCTATGCAGAATGA
- a CDS encoding D-glycerate dehydrogenase has translation MSEIILADPLPPLFDEVSSGQFTVKSLDSAPDADLQQATGIVSYGHDIIDGEVMDRCPRLRVVSNHGVGVDHIDVAAAARRGVAVGNTPGCLDSSTADMTMALMLSVARNVVVGDHFSRSAEFTHYDPAIYVGQEVTGSTLGIVGMGRIGTEVAKRAKAFEMRVLYFNRNRRPEIEESVGVEFASFDSLLSESDFVSFSCPLTDQTHRMIGAQQFKQMKSSCILINVARGGIVQTDALLDALTSGEIAAAGLDVTDPEPLPRDHPLLKLNNVIITPHLGSASNHTRRQMMQMTVDNLAAGVEGRELPTSVSAS, from the coding sequence ATGTCCGAAATTATTCTCGCCGATCCGCTCCCGCCACTGTTTGACGAAGTCAGTTCCGGTCAATTCACTGTCAAGTCTCTGGATTCTGCTCCTGATGCTGACTTGCAGCAGGCGACCGGGATTGTTTCCTATGGTCACGACATCATTGACGGTGAGGTGATGGACAGATGCCCACGTCTTAGAGTCGTCAGCAATCATGGAGTCGGCGTCGATCACATCGATGTTGCTGCTGCTGCCCGGCGCGGAGTTGCTGTGGGGAATACTCCTGGTTGTCTGGATTCTTCGACGGCAGATATGACAATGGCACTGATGCTGTCCGTTGCCCGAAACGTTGTGGTCGGAGATCATTTTTCCAGGAGTGCTGAATTCACTCACTACGACCCGGCAATCTATGTCGGTCAGGAAGTGACGGGCAGCACACTGGGCATCGTTGGGATGGGCCGCATCGGCACGGAAGTGGCCAAACGTGCGAAAGCTTTCGAAATGAGAGTCCTGTACTTCAATCGAAATCGTCGTCCTGAAATCGAGGAATCGGTCGGTGTTGAATTTGCTTCGTTTGATTCACTTCTCAGTGAATCTGATTTTGTGTCTTTCAGCTGTCCGTTGACCGACCAGACACACAGGATGATCGGGGCACAGCAATTCAAACAGATGAAGTCTTCCTGCATCCTGATTAATGTGGCACGGGGCGGTATTGTTCAGACCGATGCTCTGCTGGATGCGCTGACTTCAGGAGAAATTGCGGCGGCCGGTCTGGATGTGACTGATCCGGAACCTTTACCCCGAGATCATCCACTGCTTAAGTTGAATAATGTCATCATTACGCCGCACCTCGGAAGTGCATCAAACCACACGCGCCGTCAGATGATGCAGATGACTGTTGACAATCTGGCAGCCGGAGTTGAAGGTCGCGAACTGCCAACATCCGTTTCGGCATCATAA
- a CDS encoding SDR family NAD(P)-dependent oxidoreductase: MGTERLNLENRHVVITGASSGLGEAVAMEMAAHGAYITLLARRQERLDAVAQRIADRGGNALPLTADVTCKDDVNAAISRAVDQWGPVDILVANAGVSPNMKASELDVQLVENTMQINFFGVIYAMNAVLPAMLKRREGVVLTISSVAAFRGLPTMGPYCASKAAVSSWMESLRSELDFQKTGVRLITSHPGFIDTPMIDSEKTPKPFLVDVNEAARLLVQGMIKGKSEINFPWQLVTIMKFAQRLPNRLFDRAVIGSVTNPVTWTAAAGDAVLWVSGALVAWGLFRFTLRTVSPPTAETLTLLGRVAVPLLVTGVLIVSKRLRGSIKIPILIVIVSVMLAACTGLAKLAGLL, encoded by the coding sequence ATGGGCACGGAACGTTTAAATCTTGAAAACAGACACGTTGTCATTACGGGGGCATCATCGGGACTCGGTGAAGCTGTGGCAATGGAAATGGCAGCTCATGGTGCGTACATCACTCTGCTGGCTCGACGACAGGAACGACTGGACGCGGTTGCTCAAAGAATTGCTGATCGCGGAGGAAACGCGCTTCCGCTGACCGCCGACGTCACCTGTAAGGATGACGTTAATGCTGCGATCAGTCGTGCTGTGGACCAGTGGGGGCCGGTGGACATATTGGTGGCAAATGCAGGAGTCAGTCCCAATATGAAAGCCAGTGAACTTGATGTGCAACTCGTTGAGAACACCATGCAGATCAACTTCTTTGGCGTGATTTATGCGATGAACGCTGTCCTGCCGGCGATGCTCAAACGCAGAGAGGGAGTCGTACTGACCATTTCTTCGGTAGCCGCCTTCCGCGGACTACCAACAATGGGACCGTACTGTGCCAGCAAAGCAGCAGTCTCTTCCTGGATGGAATCACTCCGTTCCGAACTGGATTTTCAGAAAACCGGGGTGCGTCTGATCACATCTCATCCGGGATTTATCGACACACCGATGATCGACAGCGAAAAGACTCCGAAGCCGTTTCTTGTTGATGTCAACGAGGCAGCGCGTCTGCTGGTACAGGGAATGATAAAAGGGAAATCGGAAATCAACTTTCCGTGGCAGTTGGTGACGATTATGAAATTTGCCCAGCGTCTTCCCAATCGTTTGTTCGATCGAGCTGTCATAGGATCGGTCACCAACCCTGTAACCTGGACAGCGGCCGCCGGTGACGCGGTTCTGTGGGTATCCGGGGCACTGGTGGCCTGGGGACTGTTCCGGTTCACACTCCGGACCGTTTCACCACCGACCGCAGAAACACTGACCCTGCTGGGTCGGGTCGCAGTACCGCTACTGGTCACGGGGGTGCTCATCGTCTCTAAACGGCTGCGTGGATCCATCAAGATCCCGATTCTGATCGTGATCGTCAGCGTCATGCTTGCGGCCTGCACCGGTCTGGCAAAGCTGGCAGGCCTGTTGTAG
- a CDS encoding SDR family NAD(P)-dependent oxidoreductase gives MDLTQSVAVITGAGSGIGRKLALQLGRKGVRLALNDSNENSLAETQTAVEEFGGKVTGQAFDVSDRGKMTDFATHVRDHYGQTDIVVNNAGVALGIMKIEEVSQEDFEWIINVNMWGVINGTLAFLPMLRERPEANLVNVSSSFGLLGVPLQAPYCASKFAVRGFTESVRLELTHTNICVTLAYPSQVKTNILRNARHRNAEDRTNLVRMFDEQVARISPEDMAAAIFDAIVNRREQVIFGLDAKLYSWASRFAPGFFIRAAARKGLRAVENL, from the coding sequence ATGGATCTAACACAGTCTGTTGCGGTCATCACCGGAGCTGGGTCAGGAATCGGCAGAAAACTCGCACTGCAGCTTGGAAGAAAAGGGGTACGCCTGGCACTGAACGACAGCAATGAGAATTCTTTGGCCGAGACACAGACCGCGGTGGAGGAATTCGGCGGCAAAGTGACAGGGCAGGCATTCGATGTGAGCGATCGCGGTAAGATGACAGACTTTGCGACTCACGTCCGGGACCACTACGGACAGACAGATATCGTGGTGAACAATGCCGGAGTGGCCCTTGGCATTATGAAGATTGAAGAAGTTTCACAGGAAGATTTTGAATGGATTATCAATGTCAACATGTGGGGTGTCATCAACGGAACACTTGCATTTCTTCCAATGCTTCGTGAACGCCCCGAAGCGAATCTGGTGAACGTGTCCAGCAGCTTCGGACTATTAGGTGTGCCGCTGCAGGCACCCTACTGCGCTTCAAAATTCGCTGTCCGCGGGTTCACAGAATCGGTGCGTCTTGAGTTAACGCACACAAATATCTGTGTGACTTTGGCGTATCCGAGTCAGGTAAAAACCAACATACTTAGAAATGCCCGGCACAGGAATGCGGAAGACAGAACCAATCTCGTCCGGATGTTCGACGAACAAGTGGCACGTATTTCGCCGGAAGACATGGCAGCAGCGATATTCGACGCAATCGTAAACAGACGTGAACAGGTCATTTTCGGTCTTGATGCCAAACTTTATTCGTGGGCGTCGCGATTTGCACCAGGATTTTTTATCCGGGCAGCCGCACGTAAGGGGCTCAGAGCAGTCGAAAATCTTTGA
- a CDS encoding peptidyl-alpha-hydroxyglycine alpha-amidating lyase family protein, which produces MKLSNLTAVVSIFAVVGVTISGTVQAAEKNDFIPATDFFRIPENITLDLCSGVSVNSQGHVYLAHRGRNPVICFDSSGRYLRSWGDKFIGSAHGLRVDPDDNVWVTDIDKHVVLKFSPTGKLLLRIGRPGNAGLANDQFNKPADVAFDAKGQIYVADGYGNSRVMKFSPDGRFLSSWGSPGTGPGEFNLPHTIVVAADGRIIVGDRLNNRIQVFNADGTHLEIWDGFTPFGLDFDGDGVLWLADGKNHKLLQLDHSGAVLQSWGEPGRGPGQFDVPHMLAADEAGNLYIAEILNRRLQKFTRTP; this is translated from the coding sequence ATGAAGCTTTCAAATCTCACGGCCGTCGTCTCGATCTTCGCTGTTGTGGGGGTAACCATCAGTGGCACTGTGCAGGCTGCTGAGAAGAATGACTTTATTCCAGCTACGGATTTCTTCCGGATCCCGGAGAATATTACCCTGGATTTATGCAGTGGTGTGTCGGTGAACAGCCAGGGGCATGTCTACCTGGCGCACAGAGGCCGGAACCCCGTAATTTGCTTCGATTCCAGTGGACGATACCTGCGATCGTGGGGAGACAAATTCATTGGCAGTGCCCACGGCCTGCGAGTTGATCCTGACGACAATGTGTGGGTGACCGATATTGATAAGCATGTCGTGCTCAAGTTCAGCCCGACAGGTAAACTTCTGCTGCGAATCGGTCGACCTGGAAACGCCGGTCTGGCCAACGATCAATTCAACAAACCGGCGGATGTAGCCTTCGATGCGAAAGGTCAAATCTACGTTGCGGACGGATACGGCAACAGCCGCGTGATGAAATTTTCCCCCGACGGCAGGTTTCTGTCGTCTTGGGGCTCTCCCGGAACCGGTCCGGGCGAATTCAATCTGCCGCACACGATTGTGGTCGCAGCGGACGGGCGCATCATCGTTGGTGATCGATTGAATAACCGTATTCAGGTTTTCAATGCGGACGGTACACATCTGGAGATCTGGGACGGATTCACTCCTTTCGGTCTGGACTTCGACGGAGACGGGGTCTTGTGGCTGGCCGATGGCAAGAACCACAAACTTCTGCAGCTGGATCACTCGGGGGCAGTTCTGCAGTCCTGGGGCGAACCGGGCAGGGGGCCTGGTCAGTTTGATGTGCCACATATGCTGGCAGCGGATGAAGCCGGGAATCTTTACATCGCAGAAATTCTCAACAGGCGACTTCAAAAGTTCACGCGAACGCCCTGA
- a CDS encoding DUF2293 domain-containing protein encodes MSVSHKRSDVRVFVTDQQSLCAECQQILEKSAWVMVTEESAVCCLSCAGLDHLVFLPAGNPAMTRRAKKQTVRYAVVFRRSHTRPRYERHGLLVEKPALHAAEQQCIADADVRKQRQKRNAFRREALHVEYLKRFAEKVRMLYPGVPYDRSGMIASHACRRSSRRVGRSRAAKALSNQAVTLAVVAHVRHTETIYDQMLADGIERCRARQMVRSQVTACLQNWAVQRPHARSC; translated from the coding sequence ATGTCTGTGTCACATAAGAGAAGCGACGTCCGAGTTTTTGTCACTGATCAGCAGTCACTCTGCGCCGAATGTCAGCAGATACTGGAGAAGTCCGCGTGGGTTATGGTGACCGAAGAGTCTGCTGTCTGTTGTCTTTCATGTGCCGGTCTGGATCATCTTGTCTTTCTGCCCGCAGGCAATCCGGCGATGACCCGGCGTGCGAAGAAACAAACTGTCCGTTATGCGGTTGTGTTCAGGAGGAGTCATACGAGACCGCGATACGAACGTCACGGGCTGCTTGTTGAGAAGCCTGCACTGCATGCGGCAGAGCAGCAGTGCATCGCGGATGCGGATGTACGGAAACAGAGACAGAAACGGAATGCGTTTCGACGTGAAGCACTGCATGTCGAATATCTGAAAAGATTTGCCGAAAAGGTGCGAATGTTGTATCCGGGTGTTCCGTACGACCGTTCCGGCATGATTGCATCACATGCGTGTCGCAGGTCCAGCAGACGCGTCGGGAGAAGTCGCGCAGCAAAAGCGCTCAGTAATCAGGCCGTAACGCTTGCCGTTGTGGCGCATGTTCGCCATACGGAAACAATTTACGATCAGATGCTGGCCGATGGCATTGAACGTTGCCGTGCGCGACAGATGGTGCGGAGTCAGGTCACCGCCTGTCTGCAGAACTGGGCTGTGCAGCGTCCGCATGCACGGTCATGCTGA